ATTATTGGCAATGATATTTGTATTTATTGGTTTAGCATTTTCATTGAAAGTAACCATGTCGTCAACAGAAACTCTTAAAGACAAAGGTTTCTCCGCAGGGCCGGTAGCCAATGTGTTCACATAAGTGTTTGACAGGTCTGTGGACATTACTTTCGCTCCAATAGTATGGAATAATAATACATTTGTTAATACTTCCACCGGAATATCATCCAAGCTGTTCCAGTTGTCATTAGCAGCTAATAGGTTTTCAAAAGCTTCATTTGTAGGGGCTAAAACAGTGTATTGCCCTTCCTCGGATAATGTTTGAGAAAGACCGGCTTTTTCAACGGCCATTTTAAGAATGGATAAATCTGCAGTAGCGGAAGCAAGACCGAATATGGAAGGAGTTTCTTCAGGTTTTTCCATATTAGGCAATAGCACCTGATCTATGGCATGAATTACACCATTAGTAGTCTGTATATCAACAACGGTAATATTGACAGTTTGGTCGCTTGTTGTAATGATTTTCGCGCCATTGGAGAGGTCGAATGATAAAACACTTTCGCTAACAGTCGAAACTTCCAGCCCATCCGATAATTGGCTTGATTGCACATTGGCGTCTTTGATGACATGATACTTTAACACTCCGTCCAAAACATCTATTGGTATGTCGGAGATGGAATTCCAATCATCATTGGAAGCTAATAGTGCTTCGAATGCCGCATTTGTAGGGGCGAAAACAGTAAACAAGTTGTCTGAAGATAATAATTCCACGAAGTTAGTTGTGTGTCGTTCGTCAGTAAGAGCTTCGACTAATAAACTGAATTCGGAGTTTGCCAATGCGATGCCGACGATATTTTTAGGCAGCATTACTTTATCAATCAAATGTACGATACCATTGTCCGCAGTTACATCAACTGTGATTGGCGAGGCATTGCCATTGAATTTAACTCCATTCATGATGTCAATCTGAAGAGAAAGAGAATTATTGTTTGGTCCGGATGCTAATGTATTGGTGTAGCCATTGAAGAGACTTTCAGAATTTACTTGAGTGTTTAATACATGATAGAGAAGCACGTTTTCAAGGATTTCTGTTGGAATATCACCAAGATTGTTCCAATCGTCATTTGAATCTAAAAGTGCTTTGAAGGCATCGTCTATTGGCGCAAACACAGTAAATGATCCATCTCCGTTTAGCGTTTCATAAAGTCCAGCCGCTTTAAGAGCTTCTGTGAGTTGAGACAGGTTGTCAGTTGATGAAGCGGTCTCGGAAATGCTTTTAGGCGTATCAGGATTGTCAGGAAGTTGCATATCGTTGTCGTCGTCTTTGCATGATGACAATACCAATGCAGCCAATGCTACTGAGTAAAAAAGTGATGCTTTTCTTTTTATAAAGTTCATTGAAGTCAAATTTAATGATTAATTATGTTTAATATTTAGATCTAATTGTTAAACAAAAAATATTACGAAGGAATGGTTGTGAAGGTTTATTTTGTGGTTATAAATATTGTAATTACGTTTATTTTTGACGCTAGGACTTTAGTTAATAAAGTATAGATTTGGATTAGAATACATTGCTATATGTATGTTTTAAAATGATTTAATTTTTGACTTATAATTAATTAAGTGATTTTTTTATGTATTTAAATATGAATAATATAATTATATTTTTTGTTAATACATGTTATTTGTATATTCGTGGCCGTTGTTTAAATTGATGAAATATGAAGAAAATTTACTTGTTAATTATTTTAATGTTAGGCTCATTTTTTTCTCTAAGAGCTCAAGATGAAACCACTTCAAATGAATTAATTGATACTCTTTCTGTATATAATAGTGTAATGGACAGTATTAATAGTTCATTTAATTTTAAGAGAGGAGTTGTTGATATTGGAGATGGTTTGGCTCAGTTGAATTTGCCTGAAGGTTTTAAGTATCTTGATGAAGAGCAAAGCAAGCATGTGTTGACCGAGTTGTGGGGGAATCCTCCGTCGGAAACATTGGGTATGATATTCCCGGAAAGCTCCTTCCCTGTTGGAGATTTTGAATATGCTGTGGAGATTTCCTATGCTGAAGATGGCTATGTAGATGATGAGGATGCTGAAAGTATCGATTATGATGAGTTGTTGGCTGATATGCAAAGCGATATTGAAGATTCCAATCCGTCAAGAAAAGAACAAGGGTATCCTGCATATGAATTAGTAGGATGGGCGGCAAGTCCATATTACGACGCGGAAAACAAGAAATTGCATTGGGCTCAGGAATTAAAGTTTGAAGGATCTGATATCAATACATTAAATTATAATATCAGAATATTGGGAAGAAAAGGCTATTTGGTCTTAAACGCAATTGGAGATATTGAGGCTTTGAAGGCTGTTGATAGGGATTCCGAGCGAATTTTGGCAAGCGTTGACTTTTCAGATGGCAACAAGTACAGTGATTTTAATCCTGATATTGACAAGGTTGCCGCCTATGGTATTGGAGGGCTTGTCGCAGGAAAAGTATTGGCGAAAAC
The Aureibacter tunicatorum DNA segment above includes these coding regions:
- a CDS encoding DUF2167 domain-containing protein produces the protein MKKIYLLIILMLGSFFSLRAQDETTSNELIDTLSVYNSVMDSINSSFNFKRGVVDIGDGLAQLNLPEGFKYLDEEQSKHVLTELWGNPPSETLGMIFPESSFPVGDFEYAVEISYAEDGYVDDEDAESIDYDELLADMQSDIEDSNPSRKEQGYPAYELVGWAASPYYDAENKKLHWAQELKFEGSDINTLNYNIRILGRKGYLVLNAIGDIEALKAVDRDSERILASVDFSDGNKYSDFNPDIDKVAAYGIGGLVAGKVLAKTGVLAILAKFGKFIIVGIAGVFAMLRKKFFGGGDSEEA
- a CDS encoding fasciclin domain-containing protein produces the protein MNFIKRKASLFYSVALAALVLSSCKDDDNDMQLPDNPDTPKSISETASSTDNLSQLTEALKAAGLYETLNGDGSFTVFAPIDDAFKALLDSNDDWNNLGDIPTEILENVLLYHVLNTQVNSESLFNGYTNTLASGPNNNSLSLQIDIMNGVKFNGNASPITVDVTADNGIVHLIDKVMLPKNIVGIALANSEFSLLVEALTDERHTTNFVELLSSDNLFTVFAPTNAAFEALLASNDDWNSISDIPIDVLDGVLKYHVIKDANVQSSQLSDGLEVSTVSESVLSFDLSNGAKIITTSDQTVNITVVDIQTTNGVIHAIDQVLLPNMEKPEETPSIFGLASATADLSILKMAVEKAGLSQTLSEEGQYTVLAPTNEAFENLLAANDNWNSLDDIPVEVLTNVLLFHTIGAKVMSTDLSNTYVNTLATGPAEKPLSLRVSVDDMVTFNENAKPINTNIIANNGVVHIIDKVMLPPNIVGTALSNPAFSLLVAALTDERHSTDFVSVLSMDGPYTVFAPTNDAFKALLNSNENWNSLADIPIETLDAVLKYHVIGGANVQSSELTNDQEISFLNGGKATVKLGDGAMLNTSSGQNVDIIITDVQTTNGVIHAVNEVLLP